The proteins below come from a single Kosakonia sp. SMBL-WEM22 genomic window:
- a CDS encoding YrbL family protein, which translates to MLILEENIGSGRHRRCYQHPFDSQKCVKTLYNPDDGGLKEVKRETRYYRKKAGSIQACQAIPNYYGKIQTNFGTGHVFDLVTDYDGKISKSLEFYLKNKRLSLPLLEEKLAELRSSLVEYGISTMTLKEYNVLVRKTAPQEYELVVIDNIGEAEFVPLSSYFRFLHRRKIDRSIQRFKKRIHKIINTVQDA; encoded by the coding sequence ATGCTGATACTAGAAGAGAATATAGGTAGCGGCCGCCACCGCCGGTGTTACCAGCACCCATTTGATAGTCAAAAATGTGTCAAAACCCTCTACAACCCCGATGACGGCGGGTTGAAAGAGGTGAAGCGCGAAACGCGTTACTACCGCAAAAAAGCAGGCTCTATTCAGGCGTGCCAGGCGATCCCCAACTATTACGGTAAAATCCAGACCAATTTTGGCACCGGCCATGTTTTCGATCTGGTTACTGATTACGATGGCAAAATTTCCAAAAGCCTGGAGTTCTACCTGAAGAACAAGCGTCTTTCTTTGCCGCTGCTGGAGGAGAAGCTCGCCGAATTGCGCAGCAGTCTCGTTGAGTACGGTATCTCGACCATGACGTTGAAAGAGTACAATGTGCTGGTGCGCAAAACCGCGCCGCAAGAGTATGAGCTGGTCGTTATTGATAACATTGGCGAAGCTGAGTTTGTTCCTCTCTCATCCTATTTCCGTTTTCTTCATCGCCGGAAAATAGACAGGTCCATTCAGCGCTTTAAAAAACGCATCCATAAGATTATCAATACCGTTCAGGACGCCTAA
- a CDS encoding DinI family protein — MFVELVYDKRNVEGLPGAREIILTELTKRVHRIFPDADVRVKPMQANGLNSDASKSDREKLNRMLEEMFEEADMWMVQE, encoded by the coding sequence GTGTTTGTTGAACTGGTTTACGACAAGCGTAACGTTGAAGGTTTACCCGGCGCGAGAGAGATTATTCTCACTGAACTGACAAAGCGCGTACACCGCATCTTTCCGGATGCCGATGTGCGGGTGAAACCGATGCAGGCCAATGGCCTGAACAGCGATGCCAGCAAAAGCGATCGTGAAAAGCTAAACCGCATGCTGGAAGAGATGTTCGAAGAGGCGGATATGTGGATGGTTCAGGAGTAA
- a CDS encoding sensor domain-containing phosphodiesterase, translated as MFTGLKKSESKQLAALELLSKADPARDAALAEFARLASEVMGVSGCFITTFDDEFQYIKFVENVPIEHNKIAIHKTMCQYSLADRQMIVCNDARIDARFSHQPLVNSGDILFYASMPMIAREGTIFGTLCVTHPDIYKPNARQIANFERIAALATLYLESCYNIGLVDALTGLPNRPCLIKEMTRLKQNASGDYALIIFDCIDIPRAYELTRYLGVEALETLLRSFGPLLQMRLRLNQSTTLYAFATGRFAVLTERDAALRLTKRVEKSHAFQATIGSDININLSIHAGFVPFKPETDNVQEVVRQAISALHEAIRENNPVLLFNPILDHQRNKDFRLLYDLSQAIKSGDQLYMAYQPKVSLRSGRTEGVEALLRWTHPGLGPISPALIVTLAEKTSLMADITRWVIKTVIIQAKAWKAIGIDLPVSINVTVSDFSRTGFADELAQHIIFAGLTPADIHIECLETEKVLESDAALRELNRLKALGFTILLDDFGAGYSNISYLRRIPIDMIKLDRSLVSQIATDNDSRIIARNVIMMLKELNYVVLAEGVEDLDTARMLEEYGCDEAQGYLFARPLLAADIPAWLVDSKPWRLLAKIHTNPQHHLGR; from the coding sequence ATGTTTACGGGTCTTAAAAAAAGTGAAAGCAAACAGCTGGCGGCACTCGAATTATTGAGTAAGGCCGATCCGGCCCGCGATGCTGCGCTGGCAGAATTTGCGCGTCTGGCCAGTGAAGTGATGGGCGTATCGGGCTGTTTTATCACCACCTTTGATGACGAGTTTCAGTACATCAAATTTGTCGAAAACGTGCCGATTGAGCACAATAAAATCGCCATTCATAAAACTATGTGCCAGTACTCACTGGCTGACCGGCAAATGATTGTGTGTAACGATGCCCGTATTGATGCGCGATTTTCTCATCAGCCGCTGGTCAATAGCGGCGATATCCTCTTTTACGCCTCGATGCCGATGATCGCCAGAGAGGGAACAATTTTCGGCACGTTGTGCGTTACTCATCCAGACATCTACAAACCTAATGCCCGGCAAATTGCTAATTTTGAACGCATCGCGGCGCTGGCCACGCTCTACCTTGAATCCTGCTACAACATTGGCCTCGTCGATGCGCTGACCGGCCTGCCGAATCGCCCCTGTTTAATCAAGGAGATGACGCGCCTGAAGCAAAACGCCAGCGGTGACTATGCCCTGATCATTTTTGACTGTATTGATATTCCTCGCGCCTATGAATTGACCCGCTATCTTGGCGTTGAAGCGCTGGAGACGCTGCTGCGCAGCTTTGGTCCGCTGCTGCAGATGCGCTTGCGGCTTAATCAGTCGACAACACTTTATGCCTTTGCCACTGGACGCTTTGCGGTGCTGACAGAGAGGGATGCGGCACTCAGGCTGACTAAGCGGGTTGAAAAATCGCACGCCTTCCAGGCAACTATTGGCAGCGATATCAATATCAATCTCTCAATTCACGCGGGTTTTGTCCCCTTTAAGCCGGAAACGGACAACGTGCAGGAGGTTGTGCGGCAGGCGATCAGCGCCCTGCATGAGGCGATCCGCGAGAATAACCCGGTGCTGCTGTTCAACCCGATTCTTGACCACCAGCGTAATAAAGATTTCCGCCTGCTGTACGATTTGAGCCAGGCGATCAAATCGGGCGATCAGCTCTATATGGCCTATCAACCCAAAGTCTCTTTGCGCTCGGGTAGGACGGAGGGCGTCGAGGCGCTGCTGCGCTGGACACACCCCGGGCTTGGGCCGATATCGCCTGCGCTTATCGTCACGCTGGCGGAAAAAACCTCTCTGATGGCGGATATCACCCGCTGGGTGATCAAAACGGTGATTATTCAGGCCAAAGCGTGGAAGGCGATCGGAATCGATCTCCCCGTCTCCATCAACGTCACGGTGAGTGATTTTTCACGCACCGGCTTTGCCGATGAACTGGCGCAGCACATTATCTTCGCCGGGCTTACCCCTGCCGATATCCACATTGAGTGTCTGGAAACAGAAAAGGTGCTCGAGAGCGATGCTGCACTTCGTGAGCTTAACCGTCTCAAGGCGCTTGGTTTCACTATCCTGCTTGATGATTTTGGCGCGGGTTACAGCAATATCAGCTACCTGCGGCGCATCCCTATTGACATGATAAAACTTGACCGCTCGCTGGTCAGCCAGATCGCCACCGATAACGACAGCCGCATCATCGCCCGCAATGTGATCATGATGTTGAAAGAGTTAAATTACGTGGTGCTGGCGGAAGGGGTGGAAGATCTGGACACGGCACGCATGCTCGAAGAGTATGGCTGCGATGAAGCACAAGGTTACCTGTTTGCCCGCCCGCTATTAGCAGCAGATATTCCTGCCTGGCTAGTGGACAGCAAACCCTGGCGCCTGCTGGCGAAAATCCATACCAACCCACAACATCATTTGGGCAGATAA
- a CDS encoding sensor domain-containing diguanylate cyclase, giving the protein MSDFILAQVSESLSKEHSLESLVRQFLEMLEMVTDMESTYLTKISDDPRQQHIVYSRNSKQLEIPEGFSLPFGDSLCKRALDDNCLFANDVATRWRDCEAAQALGITTYLSQPVQLADGSLYGTLCAASNQKKMLSVRGEQVLRLFAGLIAQYIEKEHLVDQLREANAALIAHSYTDALTGLPNRRSLFESLQTLFSLARHLKIHVIIAFIDLDNFKGINDQFGHETGDRFLIEVGKRLRKGGGKDDIVGRLGGDEFLLACPGGPLHQPQGVLLSALKTRLDGKIAGEYQLGDIHLHYPGASVGVIEINPEQYDADSALRAADEVMYRVKKSKTKKAFQQLN; this is encoded by the coding sequence ATGTCCGATTTCATTCTCGCTCAGGTCTCGGAAAGCCTGTCGAAAGAGCACTCCCTGGAAAGTTTAGTCCGTCAGTTTCTGGAAATGCTGGAGATGGTGACCGATATGGAATCGACCTACCTGACAAAAATCAGTGACGACCCCCGCCAGCAACATATTGTCTACTCCCGCAACAGTAAGCAGCTTGAGATCCCGGAAGGCTTCTCCCTCCCCTTCGGCGATAGCCTGTGCAAACGCGCGCTGGATGATAACTGTCTGTTCGCCAATGATGTGGCAACCCGCTGGCGCGATTGTGAAGCCGCCCAGGCGCTGGGGATCACCACCTATCTCAGCCAGCCGGTGCAGCTGGCAGACGGTTCGCTTTATGGCACGCTATGTGCGGCCAGCAACCAAAAAAAGATGCTCAGCGTGCGCGGTGAGCAGGTGCTGCGCCTGTTTGCTGGCCTTATTGCGCAATACATTGAAAAAGAGCATCTCGTTGACCAGCTGCGCGAAGCCAATGCCGCGCTTATCGCCCACTCTTATACCGATGCGTTGACCGGCCTGCCGAATCGCCGCTCGCTGTTCGAATCGCTGCAGACACTCTTCTCCCTGGCTCGCCATCTGAAAATCCACGTCATTATTGCTTTTATCGATCTCGACAATTTCAAAGGAATTAACGATCAGTTTGGTCATGAGACCGGCGATCGCTTCCTGATTGAGGTGGGTAAGCGGCTGAGAAAGGGTGGCGGGAAAGATGATATCGTTGGCCGACTCGGCGGCGATGAGTTTTTACTCGCCTGCCCCGGCGGCCCGCTCCACCAGCCACAGGGCGTGCTGCTCAGCGCGCTGAAAACTCGCCTCGACGGGAAGATTGCCGGAGAGTATCAGCTTGGTGATATTCATCTCCACTACCCTGGTGCCAGCGTTGGTGTGATTGAGATTAACCCTGAGCAGTACGATGCGGACAGCGCCCTGCGCGCGGCGGATGAAGTAATGTACCGGGTGAAGAAGAGCAAAACGAAAAAAGCATTCCAGCAGCTCAATTAA
- a CDS encoding DUF333 domain-containing protein: MRYGLLVLPLLVSACTSSPAVKTDHPQVGMANPAAVYCQQRGGERVPVQSPQGVRTECKLPGGEVIDEWALWRRDHPAPGS; the protein is encoded by the coding sequence ATGCGTTATGGCTTACTCGTTTTACCGTTGCTGGTCTCTGCCTGCACCTCATCGCCTGCTGTAAAAACGGATCATCCGCAGGTTGGCATGGCTAACCCGGCGGCAGTCTACTGCCAACAGCGCGGCGGCGAGCGCGTGCCGGTGCAGAGCCCGCAGGGCGTGCGCACCGAGTGCAAACTGCCGGGAGGGGAAGTGATTGACGAGTGGGCGCTGTGGCGTCGCGATCATCCTGCACCAGGATCGTGA
- a CDS encoding DUF488 domain-containing protein, whose protein sequence is MIQCKRVYDAASKEDGYRVLVDRLWPRGIKKVDLACDEWCKTLAPSAELRKAFHGEAIGFAAFKKRYREELETQKEAGEQLAARGKKGTVTLLYAAKDTEQNHAVVLAEWLRALR, encoded by the coding sequence ATGATCCAGTGCAAACGTGTCTACGACGCCGCCAGTAAAGAGGATGGCTACCGGGTGCTGGTCGACAGGCTCTGGCCGCGCGGCATTAAGAAGGTCGATCTGGCCTGTGACGAGTGGTGTAAAACCCTCGCCCCGTCAGCGGAGCTGCGCAAAGCCTTTCACGGTGAGGCGATCGGTTTTGCCGCCTTTAAGAAGCGCTACCGGGAAGAGCTGGAAACGCAAAAAGAGGCGGGTGAACAGCTGGCGGCGCGGGGGAAAAAGGGCACCGTCACGCTGTTATATGCGGCAAAAGATACGGAGCAGAACCACGCCGTCGTGCTCGCAGAGTGGCTGCGCGCGCTGCGTTAG
- a CDS encoding CTP synthase, whose protein sequence is MNHIPPKKTLRIALIGDYNHDIVAHQAIPLAIDDAAAVLEITADYDWLATREIDNPEDLVGYDAIWVVPGSPYENAAGAFIAIKYARENAIPFLGTCGGFQHAVIEYARNVLGWDDAAHAETETTGRMVISPLTCALVDQTGAIELRPNTLIARAYGRNEIDEAYRCSFGVSPEFASELEHGDLRVTGWDEEGEVRAVELITHPFFVATLFQHERGALEGRPVPLVHAMLRAAGE, encoded by the coding sequence ATGAATCACATTCCGCCTAAAAAGACACTGCGTATTGCGCTGATCGGCGACTATAACCATGACATCGTTGCGCATCAGGCGATCCCGCTAGCCATTGACGATGCTGCGGCAGTCCTTGAGATCACCGCTGATTATGACTGGCTGGCGACCCGCGAGATCGATAATCCTGAAGATTTGGTCGGCTATGATGCCATCTGGGTCGTGCCGGGCAGCCCGTATGAAAATGCAGCAGGGGCGTTTATTGCCATCAAATATGCGCGTGAAAACGCCATTCCGTTTCTCGGCACCTGCGGCGGTTTCCAGCATGCGGTGATTGAGTACGCCCGCAATGTGCTGGGTTGGGATGATGCCGCCCATGCGGAAACCGAAACCACAGGGCGGATGGTGATTTCACCATTGACTTGCGCGCTGGTGGATCAAACGGGTGCCATTGAGTTAAGGCCCAATACGCTGATTGCCCGTGCCTATGGCCGCAATGAGATTGATGAAGCCTACCGCTGTAGTTTTGGCGTTTCCCCGGAGTTTGCCAGCGAGCTGGAGCATGGCGATCTGCGGGTAACCGGCTGGGATGAAGAGGGTGAGGTGCGGGCGGTAGAGTTGATTACCCATCCGTTCTTTGTTGCCACACTGTTCCAGCACGAGCGCGGTGCGCTGGAAGGTCGCCCGGTCCCGCTGGTGCATGCGATGCTACGCGCCGCAGGCGAATAA
- a CDS encoding CynX/NimT family MFS transporter, with amino-acid sequence MTTPSSDSKQRALLIVGILMIATTLRVTFTGAAPLLDAIRADYGLTTAQTGLLTTLPLLAFALISPLAAGVARRIGMERSLFAALLLICAGIALRSLPSSLLLFIGTAVIGCGIALGNVLLPGMLKRDFAQHVAKLTGAYSLTMGAAAAIGSAAMVPIAQSGAGWHGALLTLMIFPLLALLLWLPRLRHGAPAALSATGALHSRGIWRSALAWQVTLYLGINSLIYYIVIGWLPSILISQGFSEAQAGSLHGVLQLATAAPGLLVPLVLHRLRDQRAIAALVALLCAAGALGLWLQPDHAAIWTVVYGFGSGATMILGLTFIGLRASSAHQAAALSGMAQSVGYLLAACGPPLMGRVHDASGDWHLPLIACALLSVVMALCGAFAGRNREIVPG; translated from the coding sequence ATGACCACTCCCTCCTCTGACAGCAAGCAGCGTGCACTGCTAATTGTTGGCATCCTGATGATTGCCACCACGTTGCGCGTCACCTTCACCGGCGCTGCGCCGTTGCTGGATGCTATTCGCGCCGACTATGGCTTAACCACGGCACAAACGGGTCTGCTCACCACGCTGCCGCTGCTGGCCTTCGCGCTCATTTCACCGCTGGCAGCCGGCGTGGCGCGACGGATCGGCATGGAGCGCAGCCTGTTTGCGGCACTGCTGCTCATCTGCGCTGGCATCGCCCTGCGCTCGCTCCCCTCCTCCCTGCTGCTGTTTATCGGTACGGCGGTGATTGGCTGCGGTATTGCGCTCGGCAACGTGCTCTTGCCCGGCATGCTGAAGCGGGATTTTGCCCAGCATGTCGCCAAACTGACCGGGGCGTACTCGCTCACCATGGGCGCGGCAGCGGCGATCGGCTCCGCGGCGATGGTGCCGATTGCGCAGAGCGGCGCGGGCTGGCACGGCGCTCTGCTCACGCTAATGATCTTCCCGTTGCTGGCGCTGCTGCTCTGGCTGCCGCGCCTGCGCCACGGCGCACCGGCGGCGCTCAGTGCCACAGGTGCGCTTCACAGCCGCGGCATCTGGCGCTCGGCGCTGGCCTGGCAGGTGACGCTCTATCTCGGGATCAACTCGCTGATTTACTACATTGTGATCGGCTGGCTGCCGTCGATTCTGATAAGCCAGGGGTTCAGTGAGGCGCAGGCAGGCTCGCTGCACGGCGTACTGCAACTGGCGACGGCGGCACCTGGTTTACTGGTTCCGCTGGTACTGCACCGCCTTCGCGATCAGCGGGCCATCGCGGCGCTGGTTGCACTGCTCTGCGCTGCGGGTGCGCTGGGGCTTTGGCTGCAGCCGGATCATGCGGCGATCTGGACGGTGGTGTACGGATTTGGTTCAGGAGCGACGATGATCCTCGGCCTCACCTTTATTGGCCTGCGCGCGAGTTCGGCGCACCAGGCCGCGGCGCTGTCGGGGATGGCGCAATCGGTGGGCTATCTGCTCGCCGCCTGCGGGCCGCCGCTGATGGGGAGAGTGCATGACGCCAGCGGCGACTGGCATCTGCCGCTGATCGCCTGCGCGCTGCTGTCTGTTGTGATGGCGCTGTGCGGCGCGTTTGCCGGACGCAACCGGGAGATCGTTCCCGGTTAG
- a CDS encoding helix-turn-helix transcriptional regulator produces the protein MHDLALAGFDPDSQQEAAVAFHIRMAAHEQRIPAHHHRKGQLILALKGAITCEVENARWMVPPHHAMWLPGFVPHSNHATANAQLCFLFIERWAVVMPEHCCTLKISPLVRELILQLAARSTAARREPQTQRLIQVLFDELPHQPQMQLQLPVSTHPKIRQMVETMEQAPADRQTLAQWAQRFAMSERNLARLVVKETGLSFRRWRHQLQLILALRLLIEGYSVQHIAQTLGYDSTTAFITMFKKGLGQTPGRYLATLGER, from the coding sequence ATGCACGACCTGGCCTTAGCGGGCTTCGATCCCGACAGCCAGCAGGAAGCCGCTGTCGCCTTTCACATCCGCATGGCGGCGCACGAACAGCGTATTCCCGCGCATCACCACCGCAAAGGGCAGCTGATCCTCGCCTTAAAAGGGGCGATCACCTGTGAAGTGGAGAATGCCCGCTGGATGGTGCCCCCGCACCACGCCATGTGGCTACCGGGTTTTGTGCCGCACAGCAATCACGCCACCGCCAATGCCCAGCTCTGCTTTCTGTTTATTGAACGCTGGGCGGTGGTGATGCCGGAGCACTGCTGCACCCTCAAGATCTCGCCGCTGGTGCGCGAACTGATCCTGCAACTTGCTGCCCGTTCAACCGCCGCTCGGCGTGAGCCGCAGACCCAGCGCCTGATCCAGGTGCTGTTTGATGAGTTACCCCATCAGCCGCAGATGCAGCTCCAGCTGCCCGTCTCTACGCATCCGAAGATCCGCCAGATGGTGGAGACGATGGAGCAGGCACCGGCCGACCGGCAGACACTGGCGCAGTGGGCACAGCGCTTCGCGATGAGCGAGCGCAACCTTGCGCGGCTGGTGGTGAAAGAGACAGGGCTAAGTTTTCGCCGCTGGCGGCATCAGTTACAGCTGATCCTCGCCCTGCGCCTGTTAATTGAGGGCTATAGCGTGCAGCACATCGCCCAGACGCTGGGGTATGACTCGACCACGGCGTTTATCACCATGTTTAAAAAGGGGTTAGGGCAGACGCCGGGGCGCTATCTGGCAACGCTCGGGGAGCGGTAA
- a CDS encoding ABC transporter substrate-binding protein produces MSSQTKKMAAFSALALLSALSFSAQADKLADIKAAGVVKVATFDANPPFGAIDAKTHDIVGYDVDFAKALAKSLGVKLQLVATNPANRIPLLQSGKVDLIVADITITPERAQVIDFSTPYFVTGQQFLVPASSPDKLDAYSKARIGAVKGTTGEQALHQRFPQSRVLAYDDIPLALTALRNGNVQAITQDSTILAGLLAGAPDKAKFKILPDLLSKEEIGVGVSKGESALLNKVNEELVNLEKSGEAAKIYDTWFGPQTKTPAPRSFTIEAK; encoded by the coding sequence ATCTCATCACAAACTAAAAAAATGGCTGCGTTCAGCGCGCTGGCGCTACTTTCGGCGCTCTCCTTCTCCGCGCAGGCAGACAAGCTGGCGGATATCAAAGCGGCAGGCGTCGTCAAAGTCGCCACCTTTGACGCTAACCCGCCCTTTGGCGCCATCGATGCTAAAACCCACGATATTGTTGGCTACGACGTCGATTTTGCAAAAGCGCTGGCGAAAAGCCTCGGCGTCAAGCTGCAACTGGTTGCCACCAACCCGGCAAACCGCATCCCGCTGCTGCAATCCGGCAAGGTCGATCTGATTGTTGCGGATATCACCATTACGCCTGAACGGGCGCAGGTGATCGATTTTTCTACACCTTACTTTGTCACCGGCCAGCAGTTCCTCGTCCCTGCCTCTTCACCGGACAAGCTTGATGCGTACAGTAAAGCGCGCATCGGCGCGGTGAAAGGCACCACCGGCGAGCAGGCGCTGCATCAGCGCTTCCCGCAATCCCGCGTGCTGGCCTATGACGACATCCCACTGGCGCTGACCGCGCTGCGTAACGGCAACGTTCAGGCGATTACCCAGGACAGCACCATTCTGGCGGGGCTGCTGGCGGGTGCGCCGGATAAAGCGAAATTTAAGATCCTGCCCGATCTGCTGTCGAAAGAGGAGATTGGCGTCGGCGTCAGCAAAGGGGAGAGTGCTTTGCTGAACAAAGTTAATGAAGAGCTGGTGAACCTTGAGAAGAGCGGTGAAGCGGCGAAGATTTACGACACCTGGTTTGGCCCGCAAACCAAAACCCCGGCTCCGCGCAGCTTTACCATAGAAGCGAAATAG
- a CDS encoding amino acid ABC transporter ATP-binding protein — translation MLAGLFSSPVADAAGALPVQKGTVVFRQANKSFGDNVVLKAIDLQVAAGEVVAVCGPSGSGKSTLIRLINQLENLTSGEIFVDGQPTSQLTDRKLRGLRRHVGFVFQQFNLYAHLTALENITLALRHIHGKSAAEAQQIALALLVRVGLQEKAQHYPAQLSGGQQQRVAIARTLAADPHIILFDEPTSALDPEMIGEVLQVMKSLAHSGITLIVVTHEMQFAREIADRVIFIDGGEILEQAAPADFFTAPQHPRAQRFLQKVLNPLHADNKEL, via the coding sequence ATGCTGGCAGGTCTCTTCTCTTCCCCTGTGGCGGACGCCGCAGGGGCGTTGCCCGTGCAAAAAGGCACGGTGGTGTTTCGCCAGGCGAACAAAAGCTTTGGCGACAACGTGGTGCTGAAAGCGATTGATTTGCAGGTCGCGGCGGGGGAAGTGGTGGCGGTGTGTGGCCCTTCCGGCTCCGGGAAATCGACGCTGATCCGCCTGATTAATCAACTCGAAAACCTGACCAGCGGCGAGATTTTTGTCGATGGTCAGCCGACCAGCCAGCTCACCGACCGTAAATTGCGCGGGCTGCGCCGCCATGTCGGTTTTGTTTTCCAGCAGTTCAACCTTTACGCCCATCTCACCGCGCTCGAGAATATTACCCTCGCGCTGCGCCATATTCACGGCAAAAGCGCTGCCGAAGCCCAGCAGATCGCACTTGCGCTGCTGGTGCGCGTTGGCTTGCAGGAGAAGGCGCAGCACTACCCGGCGCAGCTCTCCGGCGGGCAGCAGCAGCGGGTGGCGATTGCGCGCACGCTGGCGGCCGACCCGCACATTATCCTGTTTGATGAGCCGACCTCGGCCCTCGATCCAGAGATGATTGGCGAAGTGCTACAGGTGATGAAATCGCTGGCGCACAGCGGTATCACCCTGATTGTGGTGACGCACGAGATGCAGTTCGCCCGCGAGATCGCCGACCGGGTGATTTTTATCGACGGCGGCGAAATTCTTGAGCAGGCCGCGCCCGCTGACTTCTTTACCGCACCGCAGCATCCGCGCGCGCAGCGTTTTCTGCAAAAGGTGCTCAACCCGCTGCATGCCGATAACAAGGAGTTGTAA
- a CDS encoding ABC transporter permease subunit (The N-terminal region of this protein, as described by TIGR01726, is a three transmembrane segment that identifies a subfamily of ABC transporter permease subunits, which specificities that include histidine, arginine, glutamine, glutamate, L-cystine (sic), the opines (in Agrobacterium) octopine and nopaline, etc.) codes for MALHLDWAGVLTGQPAQWIFSGFLTTVWVTLVGMILATLLTVLLLALRLAGGRAGRGAVAAWVSLFRNTPLLVQLLFWYFAAWNILPLAARQYVNDEHAFSILPGDVWWFTPEFLSSAWALGLFTAAFLVEEIQAGLLAVPRGQVEAAQSQGFNQLAIFRWVLLPQGVQNAWQPVVGQYLNLMKLSSLATGIGLGELTYQTRQIESFNAHALEAFAVGSALYLLLGLLMSVLFNLPRHWRSLRHATEVPRDR; via the coding sequence ATGGCACTGCATCTTGACTGGGCGGGCGTGCTCACTGGCCAGCCCGCACAGTGGATCTTTTCCGGTTTTCTCACCACGGTGTGGGTTACGCTGGTGGGGATGATCCTCGCAACGTTGCTCACCGTGCTGCTGCTGGCGCTGCGTCTGGCGGGTGGTCGCGCGGGCCGCGGCGCGGTGGCGGCCTGGGTGTCACTGTTTCGTAATACGCCACTCTTGGTGCAACTGCTGTTCTGGTATTTCGCCGCATGGAACATTCTGCCGCTGGCGGCTCGCCAGTACGTCAACGACGAGCACGCCTTTAGCATTCTGCCGGGCGATGTCTGGTGGTTTACGCCGGAGTTTCTCTCCTCAGCCTGGGCGCTTGGGCTCTTTACCGCTGCCTTTCTGGTGGAGGAGATCCAGGCCGGGCTGCTCGCTGTACCGCGCGGTCAGGTGGAGGCGGCGCAGTCGCAGGGCTTCAACCAGCTGGCAATTTTTCGCTGGGTGCTGCTGCCGCAGGGGGTGCAGAATGCCTGGCAGCCGGTGGTGGGGCAGTATCTCAACCTGATGAAACTCTCCTCGCTGGCGACCGGTATTGGTCTCGGCGAATTGACCTACCAGACCCGGCAGATTGAGAGCTTTAATGCCCATGCGCTGGAGGCGTTTGCCGTGGGCAGCGCGCTCTATCTGCTGCTCGGTCTGTTGATGAGCGTGCTGTTTAATCTGCCGCGCCACTGGCGGTCGCTGCGCCACGCCACGGAGGTGCCGCGTGATCGCTAA
- a CDS encoding amino acid ABC transporter permease has protein sequence MIANITVITDNLDYLLWGRVAQGEPGGVLLSLLMTIGAAALAFPGGILLACCAWRFRGWPRKVLFLWAELIRGIPLIFVIFWLWFLLPWITGADLPGAVTVTLALAWFTSASVMYSTLAALGALPRGQYEAALSSGFASVQILRHVLLPQALRNALPSFIGLLIALLKDTSLAFIVNVPELTTVAGQVNNRVQVYPAALFIFTGLVYYLLCSALEYGVKRWQRRLSLPAN, from the coding sequence GTGATCGCTAATATCACCGTCATTACCGATAACCTCGACTACCTGCTGTGGGGCAGAGTCGCGCAGGGTGAGCCGGGTGGCGTACTGCTGTCGCTGTTAATGACCATTGGCGCAGCGGCGCTGGCGTTTCCCGGCGGTATTCTGCTGGCCTGTTGCGCCTGGCGTTTTCGCGGCTGGCCGCGCAAGGTGCTGTTTTTGTGGGCGGAGCTGATTCGTGGCATCCCGTTGATCTTCGTTATCTTCTGGCTCTGGTTTTTACTGCCGTGGATAACGGGGGCGGACTTACCCGGGGCGGTAACGGTCACGCTGGCGCTGGCATGGTTTACCTCGGCATCGGTGATGTACTCGACACTGGCGGCGCTCGGCGCACTTCCGCGCGGGCAGTATGAAGCGGCGCTGAGCAGCGGTTTTGCCAGTGTGCAGATCCTGCGCCACGTGCTGCTGCCGCAGGCGTTACGCAACGCGCTGCCGTCGTTTATCGGCCTGCTGATCGCGCTGCTGAAAGACACCTCGCTGGCCTTTATTGTCAATGTGCCGGAGCTGACCACCGTCGCCGGCCAGGTCAATAACCGTGTGCAGGTCTATCCGGCGGCACTGTTTATCTTCACCGGCCTGGTCTACTACCTGTTGTGCAGCGCGCTGGAGTATGGCGTGAAGCGCTGGCAGCGACGTCTTTCACTGCCGGCCAATTAG